A window of Syngnathus acus chromosome 17, fSynAcu1.2, whole genome shotgun sequence genomic DNA:
AGCGTTCATGGAGATTCCGGAACAGGAACTGCTTCGTGTTCTCCATCTTGCAGATCTAGCTCCCAAAAACAAGATTCTGTCGAGGTTGAGAAGTATAGTTTACCTAGCGTGGACATGGATGTCCAGCGCAGCGGAGAAAGCAGTCCTAGTCCTGCAGAAAATAAAGCTGTAGAGTCGTGTAGTGAAACATCAGAAAAACAGAATGGGCCTACAGACATGTGCAATTATGAAAATGGCCCTCCCTGCAAGAATGACCGTTGTAATATATGGTCAGTGAGCTCTCAAGATGGTATGGTCCCGATGTGTAGCTCTTCACAACAAGAGGATGAGTCTATTCAAGAAAGGCATGTCTCTGTCAGTGATATTTTAAAGTGTTGGAGAGCTGGCGCACCACAGGAGGCAGTACTGAAAGCAACAGAGAAGGAACTTTTTCACAAAGATCAGCTGGCTTTCAAAACTCGTGAGCAATACGAGGGGGCTGTTTGTCATACCGCCACGAAGACGGGGAACGGTCCCAGGCTTCTAGGACACAGAAGAGAAAGTGGAGAAGTCAGGGAGCCTCTTTCCAAAAAGTCAACTGATTCCCAGAATGAAGGTGCACAGTCATCGAATGATTTCAATGAATCCCAAGAAAATGACAGACGCTTACATGAAAATGCTTCTGGGAGTGTCTCTTATGAATTGCCTTTAGGTACTCCCCGAGTCGAAAGGAAATTGAATGAGTCGGTGTGGTCTGTGGAATCTATAGGACCCTTTATCCCTAGTAAGGAATGGATTATGCAAAATATGCCGGAGTCACAGATGGTTGCAGAGATAGCAGAGGAACCTGAAGATGGGTTGTCAAAACAATACGACAGTATTTTAGGTAACTGTGATGGAAACCAGAGCCTAAACCCGCCCACCCCAGATTCTGCGCCAATGTCAGGTGGTTGTCTTATTTACAGTACCCCAGCTCAGAAGACAAACCCACCACAAACTCCAAGAAGGAATTCGGCCCAATCCCCTGAATCTCCAAAAGAGCACCCTGGCATGAATCCTACAGAAAATGAACCTTTGACTTGTTTACAGAGTGATATCACACCCTCTGGTGAAAGTGGGTCTCCTGACCTTGCGGCTAATCAAAACCCAAATCAGAATGCATGTAATGATGTGCAACAGGTGAAAATTCCATGCATTGCTGACCAAAGAGAAACTCCTTCAAGCTCATTAGAAAACATCCCATCAACAACCAAGTGCACACTGAATAATACAGAGGCTGTGAAATCGGTGCCGGAAGTGGAAAGCAGTGATGACCTGAGCAATCATCAACTTTGTGTTCTTCTGGCTAATCCCAGAACAGCTGAATTCTCTCCAGGAAGCATGGGACATTGTTTTTGCATTGGCTGCCATTGCAATAAATTCCAGGAATCCAAATATCCAGTTGAAGAGTTAAAGCCAAATGTGGGATCAAAAGTAAAACATCGAGGTAATCTGCAGCAATATTTGTTTATCAGTTGTTTAACTGTTTCCTTAACACGAGATTATCTCTAGCTGTGCGGAAAGGGATCTCAATGAAGGCACGAATACAGACGAAATATGGTCCCTGGAGAAACAAACGGCTtggtatgtttttgtttcaaacgatctagtttttatttttagtgctgacaaaaaaaaaaaaaagcagaaggtGAATTTAGCAGTGTTTCCTGACTTttatgtgaaatattttttattccacaGCAAAGTACAACAATCATGAAGAATGAATTTAGTGCCAAGCCCCAAATCAAAAAGTAAGTATCTTATGTTGATCTGTATTTGGTAAGTATCAGCAGTTGTATAGCAACCTTAAGAACGACAGTATTGCTAGCTTAGCCCAAATAGTTTAtctgcatttatttaaaaatggcaTATCCTTAATCTTTTGAGGGGAAGACTTTAACCAACAGATGTTTAATACCACATATAGAACCAATCCGTGTGATGTCATAAAGTGAGGAGCCACCACCATACCTGCAGACACGCCCCGATTCTCAGAGCAGCTCTCCTTGCAACTTAAACTCACGAGCAGCTGCTCTGATTTTGGTGCATCAAATAAGTTATAAAATGATTCCAGTATCGCTGCAATATGCTCAGGCACTAGTCATTGCTGTTcgggtttttttgggggtcaaCGGAGGTGGCGTTTTAGTGAACcaggtgtgttttgtgttagAGAAATagccacaaaaataatttaagaaGTTAGATCACCATTGTGCCTAAGTTTATATATAATCCTATGCATACCAATAAATAACTCCTGAAAATACCATAATAAAGTTCCTGTAATTAAGACAACCAAAacaatgtttgtttgcattttgttctAGGTGCAGATGGAGATCATCTACAATGTTGAACTTTAATTGTTCAATGAGActgttttaaatgttaatttcTATAATGTTATTGAATTCTATTAAAACTGTATTTAAAATTTGCTCAGTatccattttgttcattatTTGGGAAAGCATGCTCTACGTAGTTTTGCTGATTAAatcacttccttaaagtacaTGTATTGCCAGACAAACAATGAAATAACACTACTTTGTGAAATtttggcattttatttttacagttgATGCACTGTGCTGtaaataaatgctgaaaaaaaaaattgtggaaTGAAGTGTCTTAAACATTCTGCAAATGGCACTATAGTACTTGTATATTGTAATTGATTCACTGGATATTGTTTAAAGAATGAAATTAAACCTTTTAATGATCATAGTTACAAGCCACCAAGAAATTGAATTttatacatttaaaacaaaaccaatttGAACCACTCGGTTACAAATCATGCCCCAGTTGGGCTATCTCCTCCACAAGGAATTCTATGTCCTCGTGCTGTGTAGCAGGGTTGGCAAAGATGCATCTGAAGAAATTGACTTTGGTACTTGTAGGCTGATAACCAATCATAACAGAGCCCTTTTCCATCAGCCTTCCTTTAATCTGAGGAGCTACCTGGAGTCAAGTGGGACATAATAAACAGCAATATAAGATGCTACAGtacaatagttttttttaaaatagcaCTTTCACAACAATGTGTCAATGAATTATATTGTGACTCTTGTGCAATGCTATAAAGTTGGAATAAGGCATTTGTGTTCTAATCTCTACAGACCTGATGGAGTCTCTTGTCTCTGTCAGAACCTTGTGGCATGCTTCTCAGACTTGGAGGAATGTACCAGAAACACACGTTGCTGTGCTCAGGCTGTGTGAAAAGCAGAGGAAGAATGTAGTACCTAGATTATGAAATTGAAGGTCTAAACAAATTCTTGCTTACTTTagttttgaaaactagttcAAAATCTTTCCTCCTTTGCAGTAGATCATATAAATACTTTGCATATCCCAAGCACTTGTTGACCTGAGCTCCAAAGCCCTCAGTACCCTGGGGAAAAAAGAGGCAATCATTCTTAACACATCcagaaaaaggacaaaatggTGAAGAACTATAAATATGAGTGTAGATGAAAAATGGTAATACTACTACTTGTGAATGGCACTCTCACGCTTCGTAATAGTAATACCTTTGCCTTCCACACGAGCCAAAGTTTGAAGACATCCACATGTCTGCCACACTGGATGCTCTTATCTCCAGTATCATAGCTCACATCATAAAATTTGTCCTTCTGGAAGAGATATGGAGCCCCAAGTTCATTGCACTTTTGTAAGAGGCCCTGTGGACAAATAAATTCATTAGGATGAGGTAGATAAAACGTGGACAATAGTTTGATTCAATTGTGAAGCTGTATCTCACTTGCCATGCATggtaattcaaataaatgaataaataaataaatttaaaaaaaatacatacataaaacTCATCTTACTTTCTtcttgattaattaattaataaaacagTCATCTTACTTTCTTCTTGATCAGGATGGCTGAGCACTGCAGGGGAACACCCATCATCTTGTGAGGGTTCCATGTTACTGACCACGCTCTGGAAAACATTAATTTTGTTAACTAGAGCTTTCTGTCACTATGAGTCATattaatagaaaaataatgtaCACGACATGTTTTTACTAATGCACTACCTTTCGATGCCCTGTAGCTTCGTCTTATGTCTGTCTGACAAAAGTAAGCATCCGCCCCATGCTGCCTGGAAAGTAGGAGtgaaaaagaacacaaaatgCAGAATTGTAGGTTCTACATTCTATATGCATACAGAATACACATCCGAGGCCAAATTTTTACTTAATGattacaaaaatgattttatatAGGTTTTTGGCCGGGACTTACATCCACATGCATCCATAAAGTGTGTCTCTGACAGATGTCCGCAATGGCATTGAGGGGATCAAAAGCTCCATACACGGTCGTGCCAGCCGTTGCATTCACATAGAACGGAACCATGTTCTGGAGAGAAGAACTATAAGTACGTACCAGCTTTGTCATTGTTGCACATTGAGTAAAAGCAGCAACCCAACCATTCAATGTAATTTTCCCCTTTTGCGGTGTTACCTTTTCTTCAGCTGCAAGAATAGAAGCCTCAAGTTCTTCTGGAATCATTCTCCCTCTGAAAAAGTCCCAAAGTAGACAAGGTTGTCGATGTGCTACATAATGTACATATTGTATTCTACATCGTTccactttctttctttgtctaCGACTAGACGGAGAAAATATGAGAATAACGAAACATAATAGATGAATGTTCTGATGGCCGCACCATTATGCCAAAACAAGCCTATTCATTGATTTATTGTCTTCCTACATGCACATCACATTATGACCACCTAATGGACTGTAATTCATGTAGGCAATATCAATTTAACAATGTTTGTTAATGTGGCTTTGCAGGTCAGAATAAATCCTGAATGTGCGCAAACCATACACAAAAGACAGCACAGGTGAGCAAACATGTACACCTGTGCAAACCTGTGTATtataaaaagtttgaaaacaaacatgcatcCTTAACATACCTTTCATCACATTTCactacaaacacattttcaatgccCAGTCCCAGTACTGCAGCAGACTTCTTGATTGAATAGTGGCTCTGTCGAGACAAAACCACAATGAATTatgtatctttttttgtgtgtgttattgacACACTCTTGACTATCCATCAGTAGTAGACATATCACAGTTAATTTGATTACATGTTCGGAAGTGAAGAGAGCCAAGTGAGGCAGAGCTCCCATTCCTCTTGTCTTCACTTCTGGGTAGAAGTAAAATCTTGCCACCAGTATACTGTACAGGTTGGAGATTGTTCCTCCTTCAGGgaaaatttcatttaattcaCAGTATATAAGATATACAGAATTGACTTTGTAGTCGCAGACATTTAGAGGACACAGACATTACCTGGTGAGAAGATCCCATCTCCCTCCTCATTAGACCATCTTACAATGCTATACATCTTCTTCAGTAGAACTTCCTCCATTAGGGTGAAGACTGGAGACACCTCATATGTAAACctacaaaaaatgcttttatacGGCAAGCCACATACAACATCTGCAATTTTTTCCTCTAAGAATCTTACATGTTTGTGTTGGCTATACTTGTCAACCATTCACCAGCAATACCAATCACATCCAGACCTGCGAACAGTTGATTGAAGAAACGAGGGTGGCCTAGAAAGGGAGAAGGCCGTAGGTCATACATATAGTACAGTACAAATAGGAAAAGATTCATCATCAAAATTCAATTTAGATACATCTTGCAATTGTTGGAAAGAAACAAGATGGAATGTCCGGGCAAACGTCAGACAAAAAGCACACCTGTATTGACACCATATTTCAGCGTGTCGTGACAATCCACTAATATTTGCTCAAGAGTGTCTGGTTTTTCAGGCAGGTCTAGACTAAAGCCTTCCAGTCCTTCTTTGAGTTGGTGAGGGTGGTGAAAGTCCAAAACCTGAAACATAATAGGCATTGGTTTGCTTTCATTCCCTCTTAACTGgtgatttatttaatcttCTGGGTTATGAGAGAAGTACCTTGGAATTTTGGTGATAGGACTtgcaaatgtaatttattAATAAGTTCACAATTTCCTGCAGAAATTCCCTTGTCATCCCTTCTCCCCCTGAAGTCGGCAAAAGATCTatttgcatacacacacacatttacagaTTTCCAGTATATGCAATTGCACATTTTACACAACCAAGAAAAGAGGGCATACATGAATTTTGCACCAGTTATATTCGGGTTGGACTGATGATTCCGTTGTCAATACTCATTAAAATTAATGCTTGTAATAACTTGTACTGAATTTTGGTGGTATATTTAATGTGTGGTCTTTCACTGAAAACTTAATTGCGGTGAACagaaaatagtaaaaaaaacaatgatgtaATAGGCAAACTGTAGAAGTACTGTTGCCTTGTTCAACTCTCACCTTTGCAGTAAATGTCACTGAAATCAGTCACAgtgtctttgttttctctgAGTGAGTCCTCAGGGTGTTTGTACATTTTGGTTGATTTGCTTGTGACACTGTCTggaaaaaacattacattcaATATGTTCAATAGAATCCTCATATCGTAAAGTTGGCCAGCCGTCTACCTGTCCACCTGGTGTCTGTCTTAAGGACACTGCAAGGACATTGGTGGCGAGGGTGTACTGAATCATTTGTTTAATATTCAAATGTCTTATAGTGAACAACAACACGGCTTACTATGAAATTTTTTCTAACGGCTTACTATGACGTTTttttctatctatctatctctctctctctctatctatctatctatctatctatctatctatctatctatctatctatctatctatctatctatctatctatctatctatctatctatctatgttTCTGCTCTGCTTTGAATTATGTCTGCTGTATTCCCTGAAACATTCTTGAAAAATAAGCAATTTAGCACGGTTAAATATATACACGGAATatatcattttcaaatcaccaTTAAAACCACACCGCATCAACATTCATAGTGTCATCTAATCACACTTACCCGGTAGCTGTAAGAAATCCATATCAGTGCAAACGTCGGCTTtcaaaacaaaggaaaataCA
This region includes:
- the LOC119136844 gene encoding uncharacterized protein LOC119136844 produces the protein MVPMCSSSQQEDESIQERHVSVSDILKCWRAGAPQEAVLKATEKELFHKDQLAFKTREQYEGAVCHTATKTGNGPRLLGHRRESGEVREPLSKKSTDSQNEGAQSSNDFNESQENDRRLHENASGSVSYELPLGTPRVERKLNESVWSVESIGPFIPSKEWIMQNMPESQMVAEIAEEPEDGLSKQYDSILGNCDGNQSLNPPTPDSAPMSGGCLIYSTPAQKTNPPQTPRRNSAQSPESPKEHPGMNPTENEPLTCLQSDITPSGESGSPDLAANQNPNQNACNDVQQVKIPCIADQRETPSSSLENIPSTTKCTLNNTEAVKSVPEVESSDDLSNHQLCVLLANPRTAEFSPGSMGHCFCIGCHCNKFQESKYPVEELKPNVGSKVKHRAVRKGISMKARIQTKYGPWRNKRLAKYNNHEE
- the gad3 gene encoding glutamate decarboxylase 1 isoform X1, which gives rise to MDFLQLPDSVTSKSTKMYKHPEDSLRENKDTVTDFSDIYCKDLLPTSGGEGMTREFLQEIVNLLINYICKSYHQNSKVLDFHHPHQLKEGLEGFSLDLPEKPDTLEQILVDCHDTLKYGVNTGHPRFFNQLFAGLDVIGIAGEWLTSIANTNMFTYEVSPVFTLMEEVLLKKMYSIVRWSNEEGDGIFSPGGTISNLYSILVARFYFYPEVKTRGMGALPHLALFTSEHSHYSIKKSAAVLGLGIENVFVVKCDERGRMIPEELEASILAAEEKNMVPFYVNATAGTTVYGAFDPLNAIADICQRHTLWMHVDAAWGGCLLLSDRHKTKLQGIERAWSVTWNPHKMMGVPLQCSAILIKKKGLLQKCNELGAPYLFQKDKFYDVSYDTGDKSIQCGRHVDVFKLWLVWKAKGTEGFGAQVNKCLGYAKYLYDLLQRRKDFELVFKTKPEHSNVCFWYIPPSLRSMPQGSDRDKRLHQVAPQIKGRLMEKGSVMIGYQPTSTKVNFFRCIFANPATQHEDIEFLVEEIAQLGHDL
- the gad3 gene encoding glutamate decarboxylase 1 isoform X2 encodes the protein MYKHPEDSLRENKDTVTDFSDIYCKDLLPTSGGEGMTREFLQEIVNLLINYICKSYHQNSKVLDFHHPHQLKEGLEGFSLDLPEKPDTLEQILVDCHDTLKYGVNTGHPRFFNQLFAGLDVIGIAGEWLTSIANTNMFTYEVSPVFTLMEEVLLKKMYSIVRWSNEEGDGIFSPGGTISNLYSILVARFYFYPEVKTRGMGALPHLALFTSEHSHYSIKKSAAVLGLGIENVFVVKCDERGRMIPEELEASILAAEEKNMVPFYVNATAGTTVYGAFDPLNAIADICQRHTLWMHVDAAWGGCLLLSDRHKTKLQGIERAWSVTWNPHKMMGVPLQCSAILIKKKGLLQKCNELGAPYLFQKDKFYDVSYDTGDKSIQCGRHVDVFKLWLVWKAKGTEGFGAQVNKCLGYAKYLYDLLQRRKDFELVFKTKPEHSNVCFWYIPPSLRSMPQGSDRDKRLHQVAPQIKGRLMEKGSVMIGYQPTSTKVNFFRCIFANPATQHEDIEFLVEEIAQLGHDL
- the gad3 gene encoding glutamate decarboxylase 1 isoform X3, with translation MVPFYVNATAGTTVYGAFDPLNAIADICQRHTLWMHVDAAWGGCLLLSDRHKTKLQGIERAWSVTWNPHKMMGVPLQCSAILIKKKGLLQKCNELGAPYLFQKDKFYDVSYDTGDKSIQCGRHVDVFKLWLVWKAKGTEGFGAQVNKCLGYAKYLYDLLQRRKDFELVFKTKPEHSNVCFWYIPPSLRSMPQGSDRDKRLHQVAPQIKGRLMEKGSVMIGYQPTSTKVNFFRCIFANPATQHEDIEFLVEEIAQLGHDL